The following proteins are co-located in the Bathymodiolus thermophilus thioautotrophic gill symbiont genome:
- the rfaD gene encoding ADP-glyceromanno-heptose 6-epimerase has product MTYNDIDFNHKTILITGGAGFIGSNLAFYFQENYPNAQVVVFDCFRSEATFANGNLQSFGHYKNLIGFTGDVVCGNINNKTDLALLDDYGFDFIFHQAAISDTRVYDQEIVMKTNVNSFYDLLNKAQKDGAVMVYASSAATYGSLPSPQTVGQESPENPYGFSKYMMDQIAYRFANDFPEMTIVGLKFFNVYGPREYYKAKTSSMVIQLGHQILAGKAPKLFENSAQILRDFINIEDVIQANIKACHPQQNGTYNVGTGTPRSFQDIADILQQELQTDLGTDYIPNPYAGYQMHTQADISTSKTGLGFEPKISLEAGIKAYIPEIKRLYGTDIS; this is encoded by the coding sequence ATGACTTATAACGATATTGATTTTAACCACAAAACTATCTTGATCACTGGTGGCGCTGGATTTATTGGCAGTAATTTGGCCTTCTATTTTCAAGAAAACTACCCCAATGCTCAGGTGGTGGTGTTTGATTGTTTTAGAAGTGAGGCAACTTTTGCCAATGGTAATTTACAAAGTTTTGGACATTATAAGAATTTAATTGGCTTTACTGGTGATGTGGTGTGTGGCAACATTAATAATAAGACTGATTTAGCACTGCTTGATGATTATGGATTTGATTTTATTTTTCATCAGGCCGCCATTTCTGATACACGGGTGTACGACCAAGAAATAGTAATGAAAACCAATGTAAATTCATTTTATGATTTGCTAAACAAAGCTCAAAAAGACGGTGCAGTAATGGTGTATGCAAGTTCAGCAGCGACTTATGGAAGTTTGCCTTCGCCACAAACGGTGGGTCAGGAAAGCCCTGAAAACCCTTATGGATTTAGCAAATATATGATGGATCAAATTGCTTATCGATTTGCAAATGATTTTCCTGAAATGACCATTGTTGGTTTAAAGTTTTTTAATGTGTATGGCCCTCGTGAATATTACAAAGCCAAGACTTCGTCCATGGTAATCCAGTTGGGGCATCAAATTCTAGCAGGAAAAGCACCAAAACTGTTTGAAAATTCAGCGCAAATATTGCGTGATTTCATTAATATTGAAGATGTTATTCAAGCCAATATTAAAGCCTGCCACCCCCAGCAAAATGGCACTTACAATGTGGGTACTGGTACCCCTAGAAGTTTTCAAGATATTGCTGATATTTTGCAACAAGAACTACAAACCGATTTAGGCACCGATTACATTCCCAATCCTTATGCAGGCTATCAAATGCACACACAAGCAGACATTTCCACCTCAAAAACTGGACTTGGATTTGAACCAAAAATTAGCCTAGAAGCAGGTATCAAAGCCTATATTCCTGAAATTAAACGCTTATACGGCACTGACATATCGTGA
- the rfaE1 gene encoding D-glycero-beta-D-manno-heptose-7-phosphate kinase, protein MINLQGKAPKILVIGDLMIDHYLWGTCDRISPEAPVQVINVQRESSVLGGAGNVINNLHALGAQVGVMSVVGDCEICDELKALLNDIKVNTNHLITQKNRITSKKSRIIASQQQVVRYDRESTDEISQESQTQLLNSFKNLVANYDTILLSDYGKGVLTFELTQSLITIANENGKKVLIDPKGLDYSKYQGAYLLTPNKKEASESLATNINDDASLAYVIKKLKIDYDLKVSLITLSEQGVAIYDDELRVHPTKAREVFDVTGAGDTVLASLGFSLACGYGIDDAVKFANLAAGVVVGKIGSATATLNEIIEYESSLNKSSSDAHIKTHDEITILSAELRSKGKKIIFTNGCFDLLHAGHVRYLETAKSFGDVLILGLNSDQSVTTLKGADRPINTQSDRAYILAALEAVDYVVIFNEDTPYHLIKAIQPHILVKGGDYAGKEVVGQDIVEELKLVQFVNGKSTTKTIEKIQQGK, encoded by the coding sequence GTGATCAATTTACAAGGAAAAGCGCCCAAAATTTTGGTCATTGGCGATTTAATGATTGACCATTATCTGTGGGGAACTTGCGACAGAATCTCACCAGAAGCCCCTGTGCAAGTGATTAATGTGCAAAGAGAAAGTAGCGTGTTGGGCGGAGCGGGGAATGTCATCAATAACTTACATGCACTCGGTGCACAAGTTGGTGTAATGAGTGTGGTCGGTGATTGTGAAATTTGCGATGAATTAAAAGCCTTACTTAATGACATTAAAGTTAATACAAATCACTTGATTACACAAAAAAATCGCATTACCAGTAAAAAAAGTAGAATCATTGCCTCGCAACAACAAGTGGTTAGATATGACCGAGAAAGCACAGATGAAATTAGCCAAGAATCACAAACCCAATTGCTAAACTCCTTTAAAAACCTAGTTGCAAACTATGATACCATTTTGCTATCTGACTATGGAAAAGGCGTACTAACCTTCGAACTAACCCAGTCATTAATTACCATTGCCAATGAAAATGGTAAAAAAGTCTTAATCGACCCCAAGGGTTTAGATTATTCCAAATACCAAGGCGCTTACTTACTAACCCCCAATAAAAAAGAAGCCAGCGAATCTTTAGCAACCAACATCAACGATGACGCAAGCCTTGCTTATGTGATAAAAAAACTGAAAATTGATTATGATTTAAAAGTGTCACTTATTACCCTTAGTGAGCAGGGCGTGGCAATTTATGATGATGAATTGCGTGTTCATCCTACCAAGGCCAGAGAGGTGTTTGATGTGACAGGGGCAGGTGATACCGTATTAGCCTCGCTGGGTTTTTCCTTGGCTTGTGGTTATGGAATTGATGATGCCGTCAAGTTTGCAAATCTTGCAGCAGGCGTTGTCGTTGGCAAAATCGGTAGCGCAACCGCCACACTCAATGAAATCATTGAATATGAATCCAGTTTAAACAAATCAAGCAGCGATGCACACATTAAAACACACGATGAAATCACCATTCTGAGTGCTGAATTAAGATCAAAAGGCAAGAAAATTATTTTCACCAACGGTTGTTTTGATTTGCTACATGCAGGCCATGTGCGTTATTTAGAAACCGCAAAAAGTTTTGGCGATGTGCTAATATTAGGACTCAATTCCGATCAATCAGTAACCACCCTAAAAGGCGCAGACCGCCCCATTAATACGCAATCCGATAGAGCCTATATATTGGCAGCACTTGAAGCCGTTGATTATGTAGTGATATTCAATGAAGACACACCTTATCATTTAATCAAAGCCATTCAGCCACACATCCTGGTTA
- a CDS encoding M4 family metallopeptidase encodes MITLPLQLKGIRCFTLLSVLLLSACGGGSGGGDNAPVETGYFRDSAVEGLNYTTITQSGTTDKLGSYQYVAGERITFSLGNMVLGSAIASEALYPHNIATDYEHSIKIAQLLQTLDSNNNLDDGIDVSKQFKGADTTLPNDDLTQDYIDSHTFSSKTLVTKNKAQEHLAQTLNKYGVVNTPATVRINGYVVENMTLTAEIEDLGGVPSDITYQWYAGANLVSEQSGNAFPLTQNHVGKKIKVRVLFVDSTGVSEDVYSDLSSLVANVNDLATIRILGNAIQGEKLSADVYDLDGVPNNIAYRWYIGDDLINWKNGSTLFLTQDYVGKKIKVRATFTDSMGASEDIYSELSGLVANVNDVATIGILGNVSQGETLETEIRDLDGVPSDITYQWYVDTDPISGQNSSTLSLTQNHVGKTIKVQATFTDSMGASESVYSAPSNAVANVNDLATISILGNAIRGETLSAHINDIDGVPSDITYQWYVDDNLISGQSSSELVLIQAYIGKNIKVRAIFTDSMGASEDIDSTPTALVVASIVTGYFKGSAVKGLKYVTATDTGITDTLGTYKYKTGEHIKFYLGGLYLGKSLATGTLYPSDIANSNQKMVKITQLLQTLDVDSDPSNGIDVARFSSNTKEQYLPDGDLSQEYINRFGESKILVSKENAEQFLTTQIENDRSTAGYTGITTEEGEYNFTFPSTGRRTFEIPTLACGKVNCCMVRVFKNGVAKNRVIVDRNRVIRFNMQQQAEGMIVVRIRAASTQACYYKDPIVTPIQTLDETKKTIVTQGQNGNNITLDILKSNQSYYLQSIVTSDTSNVEVKTIKSIGLGNEGGHIKHTATQAKYLDKEGVDAHANSIKVYRYLKDILKTNSYNDADGDLLSITNYLYPRSSDSCGADCYPGSYFNAFSSGGNLYFTPPKPERGHRKSLSYLVDVVAHEWGHSITGSFSKLAYLRQSGALNEAFSDWFGISVKQHYSTGEKIWTLGPVNTPNRSMSNPSSLAVAYGKEDNYKILNRSGVAIRPRVNDTVPYPDTYKGENWRTTDEINCPVPSSHENDVCGVHYNSSVANKMFYLLSVGGTHNGTTVTGIGIDNAMKIALDANKNQWTEVTTFHDAKAGMIASAGSDVNVIEQVKRAWEAINVLDSNKPAPNSIP; translated from the coding sequence ATGATAACTTTACCATTACAGCTTAAAGGCATTCGGTGTTTTACTCTACTTAGTGTGTTATTGCTATCTGCTTGTGGTGGTGGCAGTGGTGGTGGTGATAATGCACCCGTTGAAACTGGCTATTTTAGAGACAGTGCAGTTGAAGGACTAAACTACACGACCATAACACAAAGTGGCACAACTGATAAACTCGGCAGTTACCAATATGTAGCAGGAGAGAGGATTACTTTTTCTTTGGGTAATATGGTGTTGGGTAGTGCCATAGCAAGTGAAGCACTTTACCCTCATAATATCGCAACAGATTATGAACATAGTATTAAGATTGCACAATTGTTACAAACCTTGGATAGCAACAACAATTTAGACGATGGCATCGATGTGAGTAAACAATTTAAAGGTGCTGATACTACATTGCCTAATGATGATTTAACGCAAGATTATATTGATAGCCATACTTTTTCAAGCAAAACTTTAGTAACGAAAAATAAGGCTCAAGAGCATTTGGCTCAAACACTCAATAAATATGGTGTTGTCAATACCCCAGCAACTGTTCGTATCAATGGTTATGTTGTAGAAAATATGACTTTAACAGCCGAGATTGAAGACCTTGGTGGCGTACCAAGTGACATTACTTATCAATGGTATGCTGGCGCTAATCTTGTTAGTGAACAAAGTGGCAATGCATTCCCCCTAACTCAAAACCATGTTGGTAAAAAAATTAAAGTGCGAGTCCTCTTCGTAGATTCTACAGGTGTGTCAGAAGATGTATATAGCGATCTATCTAGCCTAGTTGCCAATGTGAATGATTTAGCCACAATCAGAATTCTTGGTAATGCTATTCAAGGTGAGAAATTGAGTGCAGATGTTTACGACCTTGATGGCGTGCCAAATAATATTGCTTATCGATGGTATATTGGCGATGATCTTATTAATTGGAAAAACGGCAGTACACTCTTTCTAACGCAAGATTATGTCGGTAAAAAAATTAAAGTGCGGGCTACTTTTACGGATTCTATGGGGGCATCAGAAGATATATATAGTGAACTATCTGGCTTAGTTGCCAATGTGAATGATGTAGCCACAATTGGCATTCTTGGTAATGTCAGCCAAGGTGAGACACTCGAAACAGAAATTCGCGACCTTGATGGCGTACCAAGTGATATTACTTATCAATGGTATGTTGACACTGATCCTATTAGTGGGCAAAACAGTAGCACACTCTCTCTAACGCAAAATCATGTTGGCAAAACAATTAAAGTGCAGGCTACTTTTACGGATTCTATGGGGGCATCAGAAAGTGTGTATAGTGCACCATCTAATGCAGTTGCCAATGTGAATGATCTAGCCACAATCAGTATTCTTGGTAATGCTATTCGAGGCGAGACACTGAGCGCACATATTAATGATATTGATGGCGTACCAAGTGATATTACTTATCAATGGTATGTTGACGATAATCTTATTAGTGGGCAAAGTAGTAGTGAACTCGTCCTAATTCAAGCTTATATTGGCAAAAACATTAAAGTGCGAGCCATTTTTACGGATTCTATGGGCGCATCAGAAGACATAGATAGTACACCAACCGCTCTAGTTGTTGCTAGCATAGTAACGGGTTACTTTAAGGGCAGTGCAGTTAAAGGATTGAAATATGTTACTGCAACTGATACTGGTATAACCGATACATTAGGCACCTATAAATATAAAACAGGCGAACATATTAAATTCTATTTAGGTGGTTTGTATTTGGGTAAATCGTTAGCCACTGGTACATTGTATCCAAGTGATATTGCTAATAGCAATCAAAAAATGGTTAAAATCACGCAATTGTTACAAACTTTAGATGTTGATAGCGATCCAAGTAATGGCATTGATGTTGCCAGATTTTCAAGTAACACAAAGGAACAATATCTGCCCGATGGTGACTTGTCCCAAGAGTATATTAATAGATTTGGTGAAAGTAAAATACTGGTGAGTAAAGAAAATGCTGAACAATTTTTAACCACTCAAATAGAAAACGATAGAAGCACAGCAGGTTATACAGGAATTACTACCGAAGAGGGGGAATATAACTTTACCTTCCCTTCAACAGGAAGGCGAACATTTGAAATACCAACACTTGCTTGTGGCAAAGTTAACTGTTGTATGGTGAGAGTGTTTAAGAATGGGGTGGCTAAAAACCGTGTCATTGTAGATCGAAATAGAGTAATTCGTTTCAATATGCAACAACAAGCCGAGGGTATGATCGTTGTTAGAATTCGAGCTGCAAGCACACAAGCTTGCTATTATAAAGATCCGATTGTCACCCCCATTCAAACACTTGATGAAACGAAAAAAACAATAGTTACCCAAGGGCAAAATGGCAATAATATCACCTTAGATATTCTAAAGTCAAACCAAAGTTATTACTTGCAGAGTATTGTCACCTCAGACACCTCTAATGTAGAAGTCAAAACCATTAAATCAATTGGGTTGGGTAATGAAGGAGGGCATATTAAACATACTGCCACACAAGCAAAATATCTTGATAAAGAAGGGGTTGATGCACACGCCAACTCAATTAAAGTTTACCGTTATTTAAAAGATATTTTAAAAACAAATAGTTACAATGACGCAGACGGGGATTTATTGTCAATTACCAACTATTTGTATCCTCGGTCTTCAGACTCTTGTGGCGCAGACTGTTATCCTGGTTCGTACTTTAATGCTTTTTCCAGTGGAGGTAATCTTTATTTCACACCCCCTAAACCAGAGCGAGGTCACAGGAAAAGTTTGTCCTATCTTGTGGATGTTGTTGCCCATGAATGGGGGCATTCAATTACTGGAAGTTTTTCTAAATTGGCATATTTGCGTCAATCTGGGGCGCTTAATGAAGCATTTTCAGACTGGTTCGGTATTTCTGTGAAGCAACATTATTCAACTGGCGAAAAAATATGGACGCTGGGCCCAGTGAATACACCTAATCGCTCAATGAGTAACCCGTCTTCATTGGCTGTGGCTTATGGAAAAGAGGATAATTATAAAATTTTGAATAGAAGTGGCGTCGCCATTCGACCTAGGGTTAACGATACCGTGCCTTATCCAGACACCTACAAGGGCGAAAACTGGCGCACAACAGATGAAATCAATTGCCCAGTACCATCAAGTCATGAAAACGATGTATGTGGCGTGCATTACAACAGTTCCGTTGCTAATAAAATGTTTTATTTATTGTCAGTTGGTGGTACTCATAACGGCACTACTGTTACTGGCATAGGCATTGATAATGCGATGAAAATTGCCTTAGATGCCAATAAAAATCAATGGACTGAAGTAACTACCTTTCATGATGCCAAAGCAGGTATGATTGCCAGCGCTGGCAGTGATGTGAATGTTATAGAGCAAGTTAAACGAGCATGGGAAGCTATTAATGTGCTTGATTCAAATAAGCCAGCACCTAATTCAATACCATAA